CCTCTCAGACGAGGTAGACCTCACGCTCAACCCCACCGTCACACCACACGCAGATGGTACGACTGGTAAAATGAAGCTCAAGGTAGGCGACGTAGGGGGTGACGTTCGAAGCATCAAGGTGATCCTGCCTGAGAGCTTTATGATCGCTCAGATGAACGACATGCAGTGTCTCAGTCTCTTCACCCCAGAGATGGCTGCTCGTATGGGCGTGCAGATCTTTAACGTTGAGGGGGGCAAAGAGTACGACCTCTCTGGCATGCAGCAAGGGTATGACTACACGGCACTCTTCCTCCCATATGACGAGCTTGGTTGTCCAGGCAACGTCAAGCGCGTTGAGTTCAAAGTACCCAAGGGCAAGCTCGCTGGCGACCCACAGATCAAGGTCGACTTCACAGACATCACGCCTACTGGCTACACTGCTACGCTAAAGCCCAATGCAGATGTCGCTGGTTACTTCTTCCTCAATGACCTAACAGATGCGACTGCGCGAGATCAAATGATTCAAATGATGCACATCCCAGACCTCAAGCACTACATTGTACTGTATGGTACAGACTTTGAGACCCACAAAGCCCACGAGGGTGAGAAAACAAGTAACATGACTGAGTTTATCGCAGGCACTAGCTACTCTGTCTTTGTAGTCCTAATAGATAAGGACGGTCAGTACTCCGATGTCCAAGAGTTTAAGGTTACGACAGCTAAGAAGGGTACCTCCCAGACTGCTAAGGTAAACGTCAAGATCAAGGAGGTCTCCGAGTCTGCAGTGATAATTGTCAACACGCCCGATGAAAACACCTCTTCGTATCGAGAGGTCGTTGTCGAGAAAGCTAAGTACAACGAGACTGAGATACTTGAGTACCTAAAGGAGAGCCCTGAGAGTATGGCTCTGCCATACCACACAGAGGCGTATATCTCTGCTTGGAATGACCTCAAACCAAGCACCGCCTACTATGCGCTAGCCATAGCAAAGAACGGCAACAACGAGTGGGGACCACTCACCAAGGTTGAGTTCACTACGCTCTCAGAGGTCACAACTAACGAGTTACCCACTCTCAACTTCGATCCTCAAACAGATACTCAAGGAGCTATCACTAGTCAAGACGTACTGGATCATGAGCAGGCTCTAGGTCGTACCCCTACAGAGCTAGCTCTACAGGGCAAGAGATTTAGAGGCTTTGCCAACACGGCTCTAAAGACTGTCCCTGGTGTCATCTACGACCTGGAGAGTGGTCAGCATCTTATGATTGTAGCTTTTAGCAAAGAGACACTCGCTGATTGTCCTAAAACAAAAGCGATGCTTTCCGAACTTGGCTTTAACTCCTTTACTCAAGGATCACATGATGGTACTGCAACCCTCACAGCTACTAAAAGTGATGACTCTAAGGTCTCTGTCTTACTTCTAGACGAGCCCAACACGGAGCTTAACACAACACTACAAGTAAGACTACTCTACAAAAACGTGTCGTCAGATAACGATATCGAAAAGGATCATGGAGTCATCACTGACGCCCAAGACTTCCCCTCTTATACCCAGCTAGAGACAAAGGATCACGATAAGATCAAGGCTTTTGAGCAAACATTAGGTCTTCGGGAGTTCAATGCTCTCTACTCTAGTGACACCAAGCTACAGTTCAATACTAAGGCAGAGGACCTCAAGAAGTCTAACTTTCATTACGTCCGCTACACATTTGGTAAGTACACTGGTCTTTACATTATGTGCCGTCTCAATTGTCTCAGCAACGATACAGAGCTACAATCTGCAGAACTAAAACAGTGGCTGGCTAATAATGGCTTTACAGAGAATTATCAATATGATGACCGATTTCATGCCATTTCTGCTATGAATGCGCAAGGGATTAAGTGCGAAGTCTTCTTTGATACAGATCTCAAGCAATACCTCCTACAAATCACTAAACCCAACTAAGTATATATCTTAAGGCTATCAGGTATAGCTGCATCTGACGATCCTCAGTAAAAGAGTTATACCAATCTGATCAAAGGATCAGTCCCCTAAAAAAACAAAGAGATGGCTCAACTGCTACTACGCAGCAGTTGAGCCATCTCTTTTCATATCTCAAACTCCTATACAGTCAGCTCTAAACCAACGAGGGTCTCAACTCCGCAAATCTCTCGAGTAACCTCTATATAAGACTGATCAAGCACTCTTTTCATCGGATCGCTTAGTTTGGAGATCTAGAGAGAATAAGGGGATGTATGGCTACTTGAATAAGATTTACGTGTAGCACGTAGAGATATGACGAGAGGGAGCGTCGAGCATAAGCTCGGCACTCCCTCTCCTATTTGTTACTCTAAGCAAAGACGAGTGGAAAGGATCTCTATCAACCTTCACTCGCTGACACAAGTCTCCATCGTGTAAAATGGTGGACTGTGTAGCTCTGTCTCGTAAATGCTCCTAGTGGGTTACTACTACTCTTGTGCAGTCTCCTCTGTAGCTGGAGCCTGCTGGTCAGCAGCCTTAGCGGCACCGCTACCACGACGTGAACGACGTGTACGCTTCTTGCCCTCACTCTTAGGAGCAGAGGCACTCTTGGCGATGTTGTCGTTGAAGTCTACAAGCTCGATAAAGCACATAGAGGCATTGTCGCCAAGACGTAGTCCCGTGCGTAGGATGCGTGTATAACCTCCAGGGCGATCGCCGACCTTGTCGACGACGGTGCCATAGAGCTCCTTGACGGCCTCCTTGTCACGCAGGTAGCTGAAGGCTAGACGACGAGATGCGGTGGTGTCGTTTTTTGCCGCAGTGATGATAGGCTCAACAAACTTGCGCAGTTCCTTAGCCTTGGCCACTGTAGTATTGATCCGCTTGTGCATGATGAGCGAGCTAGCCATATTGGCAAGCATAGCCTCACGATGTGCCTTGGAGCGGCCTAGATGGTTGAATTTCTTATTGTGTCTCATAAGAGGGATTAATCATTATCTAATCTATAGGGTGTGAGATCCATATCAAAGTCTAGATCCTGATCTGCTAAGAATTGCTCGATCTCGATGAGCGACTTCTTGCCGAAGTTTTTGATCTTCAAGAGCTCCTCGCGATCCCTACTCAGCAGGTCGGCAATCGTGGAGATGCCCGCAGCCTTGAGACAGTTGAGCGCACGAACAGAGAGATCTGTGGTCGCTAGGTCTGTCATCAATTGCGAACGAACCTTCATCAACTGATTGTCTAAGAGCTGATCAGGCTCCTCCTCTGGGAGCTCGACTTCAAACTCCTTGTCCGTAAAGAGTGCGAAGTGCGAGATCAAGATCGTCGCAGCCTCACGCAGTGCTTCACGCGGGTGGATCGTGCCATCGGTCTCAATCTCCAGGACAAGCTTCTCGTAGTCGGTGCGCTGATCTACACGATAGGCCTCGGTGGTCTGATTGACCTTGCGGATCGGGGTGTAGATACCATCGATGGGGAGCGTATTGACGGGATCGTCCTCGCGGCGGTTCTCCTCGGAGACGACATAGCCACGCCCCTTGTTGATGCGTATCTCTATGGTGAAGTCAGCGTCCTCAGCTAGATTGCAGATGACCAAGTCAGGGTTTTGTACCTTGTAGCTTGTCAAGACCTGATTGAGGTCACCAGCCTGAAAGGTGCTACGACCTGTGACGTGGAGCGTGATGGTCTCTTCCTGAGGATCCTCGACAGCTGCCTTGAATCTGATCTGCTTGAGGTTGAGTATGATATGGGTTACATCTTCCAATACCCCTGGAATAGTAGCAAATTCATGCTCTACACCTTCGATACGGATAGAAGCTATTGCATACCCCTCTAGTGATGAGAGGAGGATGCGCCGCAAGGCGTTGCCAATGGTCATAGCATAGCCTGGCTCTAGAGGCTTAAATTCAAACTTGGCGTAGTGATCCGAAGCGTCCAGCATGAGGACGCTATCAGGTTGTTGAAATGCTAATATTGCCATAGAGTAGAGGGTTACTTAGAATACAATTCGACGATGAGCTGCTCCTTGATGGGCTCGGGGATCTCCTCACGTGTAGGTACGTTGAGGAACTTACCACTGTAGGTGCGTGCATCCCACTCTAGCCATGGATACTTGCTATGATTGTACCCAGCGAGAGAGTCTGCGATGACCTCCATAGACTTGTCACGCTCACGTACACCGACGATCTGTCCGGGCTTGAGCGTGTAGGAGGGGATGTTGACCACCTCACCATCTACGACGATGTGACGGTGAGAGACGAGCTGACGTGCAGCAGCACGCGTGGGAGCAATGCCTAGACGGAAGACTACGTTGTCTAGACGAGACTCGAGGAGTTGTAGCAGTACCTCACCTGTGATGCCTGAGGTGCGCTGTGCCTTCTCAAAGAGATTGCGGAACTGACGCTCTAGGACCCCATAGGTGTACTTGGCCATCTGCTTCTCGCGGAGCTGGAGTGCATACTCGCTCTGCTTACGACGACGGTTGTTGCCGTGCTGACCTGGAGGGTAGTTTTTCTTGCTCAGGACTTTGTCTGCACCAAAGATGGGCTCACCAAACTTTCGTGCGATCTTGGACTTAGGACCAATATATCTTGCCATTGTTCTATTTCATTTTAATGCTACTCCATACATCTGCTCTACAGAACGCTCGGGGGCGCAGGGCCTCTCTCTGCTGTGTCGGGGTCGATGCTGGGATCATATCTCAAGTAGTAAGTCTAGAAGTGACGGCGCATATAGAGCAGCCGCGATGCGATTAGAATAAGAGGGAAAGTAAATGAGCAACCGCATCAATCTCACACTACGTCTGTCGACTTACAGAGTCACTATCTTGAGTCTATGTCTAAGCTAAGACCTATCTGTGGAGCTTGCTATGTGCGACCGGCACCAAGGACTGACTAGGCAGCCTATTCTGTAGATTAAGTAGGGGTTAAGTCTTATTGCAGACTCTCCTAGCTAACACTACAAGGTCGGTGTGATCGCTCTATAGGTAGCTGTGATTCTATCTTGTAGCAACTAGACCTTACGTCTCTTAGGAGGACGACAGCCGTTGTGTGGTAGTGGTGTGACGTCGATGATCTCAGTCACCTCGATACCAGCACCATGGATGGTGCGGATAGCGGACTCACGACCATTGCCTGGGCCCTTGACATAAGCCTTGACCTTGCGTAGCCCTAGATCAAATGCTGTCTTAGCGCAGTCTTGAGCTGCGAGCTGAGCGGCATAGGGAGTGTTCTTCTTAGAGCTACGGAATCCCATCTTACCAGCTGATGACCAGCTGATGACCTGACCCTCACTATTGGTGAGGGTGATGATGATGTTATTGAAAGAAGAGTGTATGTGCGCCTGCCCCTGGGCATCGACCTTGACTGCTCTCTTTTTTGTTACGGTTTTCTTTGCCATAAGGTGGTTCTATTACTTAGTTGCCTTCTTCTTACCAGCGACTGTCTTGCGCTTACCCTTACGTGTGCGGGCATTGTTCTTAGTACTCTGTCCACGTAGGGGGAGTCCTATACGATGCCTGATGCCTCGGTAGCAGCCGATGTCCATGAGACGCTTGATGTTGAGCTGTGTCTCGCTACGCAGATCACCCTCGACTTTGTAGCCATTGGATATCTGCTCACGGATAGCTGCAGCCTGATCATCTGTCCAATCCTGGACCTTGATGTTGCGATCGACACCTGCAGCATCCAAGATGCGAGCAGCACTGCTACGACCTATACCATATATATAGGTCAAGGCTATCTCACCTCTCTTGTTTTGCGGCAGATCGACGCCGACGATTCTTATTGCCATACTCTATATACTGTGTGATGTTTGTTGCGTGATAAGCTGACTCTCCGTCATCCTAGATGATATGTGGAGGATCATCCCTAAGCTCATCCTTGACGCTGCTTGAACTTAGGATTCTTCTTATTGATGATGTACAGACGGCCTTTGCGTCTGACGATCTTACAGTCTTCTGATCGCTTTTTGATTGATGCTCTGACTTTCATAGTATGCTCTTATTCTGATTGTCGCTATGACTTGGTTACTTGTATCTATAGGAGATACGACCACGTGTGAGGTCGTACGGAGACATCTCTACCTTGACTTTGTCTCCTGGCAGTATACGGATGAAGTGCATACGCATCTTGCCCGATATGTGTGCCGTGATGATATGCCCATTCTGGAGCTGGACCTTGAACATAGCATTGCTCAATGCCTCGAGGACGACTCCATCCTGTTCAATAGCAGTTTGTTTGGCCATATTAAAACTCTCGTGTGCCTAAGACTTCTTTGATATACTCGTATGTAGATAGGATCTGCGGAGCTTGCCCATCTGGCATGATAGCTATGCAGTGCTCAAAGTGCGCTGCGGGCTTGCCGTCGTGCGTACGGACGGTCCACCCATCGGACTCGAAGACGACCTTGCGCCGTCCCATCGTCACCATAGGCTCGATGCAGATACACATACCTGCTCGTAGCTTGGGACCAAATCCTGGATGACCATAGTTGGGGACGTTGGGATCTTCGTGCATCTCATGCCCGATACCATGTCCCACTAGCTCGCGGACGATGCCATAGCCCTGTGCCTCACAATGACGCTGGACTGCCGCTCCGATATGCCCGACATAATGACCTTCGACAGCCTGCTTGATACCTAGATAGAGGGAGTCGCGAGTGACCGTCAGCAGACGCTCTACCTCGGGATCGATCTCCCCTACGGCAAAGGTATAAGCACTGTCTCCAGTAAAGCCGTTGATATGCGTACCGCAATCTACGGAGATGATGTCTCCCTCTCGTAGTATCTCTCGATCTGAAGGGATGCCATGCACCACGTGATCATTGATCGAAGTACAGATACTAGCTGGGAAGCCGCCATAACCTAAGAACGCAGGAGTAGCTCCGTGATCACATATAAAGGTATAAGCGATCGTGTCTAGCTGCTTGGTGGTAACTCCTGGAGCGATGTGCTTTGCCACCTCTCCCAAGGTCTCGCCAACGAGTCTGTTGGCCACACGCATAAGCTCTATCTCCTCTGGTGTCTTTAGGTAAATCATCTATTCGAATATAATCAATTGAAACAACACTACCTGTGGAGTATCAATATGCTGACACAGAGCCCGTACGTCCCTTGATACGTCCACTCTTGAGTAGACCATCGTAGTGACGCATCAAGAGGTGACTCTCGACTTGCTGTAGCGTATCTAGGACAACACCTACGAGGATGAGCAGTGATGTACCTCCAAAGAACTGTGCAAACGCCGAGCTAATACCCAGTATCTGAGCAAAGGCTGGCATGATAGCAACTAGTGCGAGGAAGAGTGCTCCAGGCAGTGTGATACGATCCATGATACCATCGAGATAGTCTCGTGTACTACGCCCGGGCTTGACGCCTGGGATAAATCCATTGTTACGCTTGAGGTCATCAGACATCTGCGTGGGGTTGATCGTGATCGCCGTATAGAAATAGGTGAAAAGGATGATCAACGTAGCGAAGATGAAGTTGTACCAGAAGCTTGTATTGTCAGACAATACCTGGATAAAGCGTGAGGGCGTACCATCACCTCCTGTGAAGTAGCTAGCCAGTGAGATAGGTATAAACATGATCGCCTGAGCGAAGATGATAGGCATCACGTTGGCTGCATTCACCTTGAGAGGGATATACTGACGTGCACCTCCATACTGCTTATTACCCACTACACGCTTGGCATACTGCACGGGCACCTTGCGTGTACCCTGTACGAGTAGGATAGCTCCTGCAGTGACGAACAGTAGGAATACGATCTCAGCAAGAAATGCCACAAGTCCTCCCGATGAGCTGATGAGACGGTAGTTAAACTCAGCTATCAGCGCATGAGGCAGACGAGCTATAATACCGATAAGGATGATGAATGAGATACCATTGCCGACACCCTTGTCTGTAATACGCTCACCCAGCCAAAGGACAAACATACTGCCCGCAGCTAGTATGACGGTAGCAAATACACGATACATGAAGCCCGAAGGTAGCGACGCTCCAGCAGCGCGCAGCTGCATGTCTAGATTCAACAGATAGGCAGGAGCCTGAATCAAGAGGATCAGCACCGTCAGGTAGCGTGTCCACTGATTGATCTTGCGTCGTCCGCTCTCACCCTCTCGTTGCATCTTCTGCATAGAGGGGATGATGATCGCTGCCAGCTGCATCACGATACTTGCCGAGATGTAAGGCATGATACCTAGAGCAAATATCGAAGCATTGGAGAAGGCACCTCCCGAAAACATGTTGAGCAGTGCCATCAGACCTTCACTGGTCTGGCTGGCTAGACTGGTCAGTGTATCGGGGTTGACTCCAGGCAATACGATGAAGCTACCTAGTCGGTATATGACCACATACAGGATGGTGATGAGAATCCGCTTACGCAGATCCTCAATCTTCCATATATTCTTAATTGTATCTACTAACCGCATATCAGCTTATCTTATTGTATCGATCCTCCCTGAGCCTCGATGAGCTCCTTGGCACGTGCTGAGTAAGCGTCGGCCTCGACCTGTATGGGTCGTGTCAGCTCACCCTGTGCTAGGATCTTTACTAAATCATTACGTGAGGCTAGACCAGCAGCGACTAGTATATCCTTGGTGATGACGGCTGTCTCTGCTTGATTAGGGAAGAATGTAGTATCCTGTGCCAAGTGCTCGAGAGCTGCTAGGTTCACAGGACGATAGTCTACCCTATTGATGTTGTTGAAGCCAAACTTAGGTAGGCGACGCTGTATAGGCATCTGACCACCCTCAAATCCGACCTTATGCTTGTATCCAGAGCGAGACTTGGCTCCCTTGTGTCCACGTGTAGACGTACCACCACGGCCAGAGCCCTGACCACGACCAATACGACGACGAGACTTGACAGAGCCCTCGGCTGGCTTAAGTGTAGATAAGTCCATTGCTATTATCTGTCTATATTTTATTACTCTACGACCTGAACCAAGTGGTGTACTTTGGCCACCATACCCCTGATCTGAGGGGTATCCTCATGCTCTACAATCTGGTGCATCTTGCGAAGACCTAGACCGTCGAGGGTGCGCTTCTGAGACTTGTTGCACCGTATGCGACTACGGACTTGCTCGATTCTGATTTTTGCCATAATACTCTTTACTTGTCTAGGTGATTATCCTTTAAACACGCGCTCTACAGAGATACCTCTGCTCTGAGCAACCATCAAGGGGCTACGTAGCTCAGCAAGTGCTGCGATGGTGGCCTTGACGAGGTTGTGAGGGTTAGTCGACCCCTGACTCTTTGCAAGGACGTCTGTAACACCTACACTGTCTAGTACCGCACGCATAGCACCTCCAGCGATTACTCCCGAACCGGCAGAAGCTGGACGCAGCAAGATTCGAGCTCCACCGAAGCGACCGATCTGCTCATGAGGTATGGTGCCGTTGTGAATGGGTACGCGTATAAGATTCTTCTTAGCAGCCTCTACGCCCTTGGCGATGGCTGCAGGCACTTCGCTGGCACGACCCATACCATACCCTACGACGCCGTCCTCGTTACCGACGACAACAATCGCAGCAAAGGTAAAGGTGCGACCACCTTTCGTGACCTTAGTTACTCGATTGATAGCTACTAGGCGATCCTTAAGATCTAGATCATTGGTAGCTGTGACTCTATTTGTTGCTATTGCCATGATGTGCTCTATGATTTAGAATTTAAGACCTCCTGTACGAGCTGCATCTGCTAGCTCCTTGACACGACCATGATAGAGATATCCATTACGATCGAAAACTACTGTATCAATGCCAGCAGCCAGAGCTACACGAGCTATCTCCTGTCCTACCTGAGCGGCTACCTCCTTC
The sequence above is a segment of the Porphyromonas vaginalis genome. Coding sequences within it:
- the rpsM gene encoding 30S ribosomal protein S13; amino-acid sequence: MAIRIVGVDLPQNKRGEIALTYIYGIGRSSAARILDAAGVDRNIKVQDWTDDQAAAIREQISNGYKVEGDLRSETQLNIKRLMDIGCYRGIRHRIGLPLRGQSTKNNARTRKGKRKTVAGKKKATK
- the secY gene encoding preprotein translocase subunit SecY, which encodes MRLVDTIKNIWKIEDLRKRILITILYVVIYRLGSFIVLPGVNPDTLTSLASQTSEGLMALLNMFSGGAFSNASIFALGIMPYISASIVMQLAAIIIPSMQKMQREGESGRRKINQWTRYLTVLILLIQAPAYLLNLDMQLRAAGASLPSGFMYRVFATVILAAGSMFVLWLGERITDKGVGNGISFIILIGIIARLPHALIAEFNYRLISSSGGLVAFLAEIVFLLFVTAGAILLVQGTRKVPVQYAKRVVGNKQYGGARQYIPLKVNAANVMPIIFAQAIMFIPISLASYFTGGDGTPSRFIQVLSDNTSFWYNFIFATLIILFTYFYTAITINPTQMSDDLKRNNGFIPGVKPGRSTRDYLDGIMDRITLPGALFLALVAIMPAFAQILGISSAFAQFFGGTSLLILVGVVLDTLQQVESHLLMRHYDGLLKSGRIKGRTGSVSAY
- the infA gene encoding translation initiation factor IF-1 codes for the protein MAKQTAIEQDGVVLEALSNAMFKVQLQNGHIITAHISGKMRMHFIRILPGDKVKVEMSPYDLTRGRISYRYK
- a CDS encoding DNA-directed RNA polymerase subunit alpha → MAILAFQQPDSVLMLDASDHYAKFEFKPLEPGYAMTIGNALRRILLSSLEGYAIASIRIEGVEHEFATIPGVLEDVTHIILNLKQIRFKAAVEDPQEETITLHVTGRSTFQAGDLNQVLTSYKVQNPDLVICNLAEDADFTIEIRINKGRGYVVSEENRREDDPVNTLPIDGIYTPIRKVNQTTEAYRVDQRTDYEKLVLEIETDGTIHPREALREAATILISHFALFTDKEFEVELPEEEPDQLLDNQLMKVRSQLMTDLATTDLSVRALNCLKAAGISTIADLLSRDREELLKIKNFGKKSLIEIEQFLADQDLDFDMDLTPYRLDND
- the rpmD gene encoding 50S ribosomal protein L30 — translated: MAKIRIEQVRSRIRCNKSQKRTLDGLGLRKMHQIVEHEDTPQIRGMVAKVHHLVQVVE
- the rpsD gene encoding 30S ribosomal protein S4: MARYIGPKSKIARKFGEPIFGADKVLSKKNYPPGQHGNNRRRKQSEYALQLREKQMAKYTYGVLERQFRNLFEKAQRTSGITGEVLLQLLESRLDNVVFRLGIAPTRAAARQLVSHRHIVVDGEVVNIPSYTLKPGQIVGVRERDKSMEVIADSLAGYNHSKYPWLEWDARTYSGKFLNVPTREEIPEPIKEQLIVELYSK
- the rplO gene encoding 50S ribosomal protein L15, with product MDLSTLKPAEGSVKSRRRIGRGQGSGRGGTSTRGHKGAKSRSGYKHKVGFEGGQMPIQRRLPKFGFNNINRVDYRPVNLAALEHLAQDTTFFPNQAETAVITKDILVAAGLASRNDLVKILAQGELTRPIQVEADAYSARAKELIEAQGGSIQ
- the rplQ gene encoding 50S ribosomal protein L17, with the protein product MRHNKKFNHLGRSKAHREAMLANMASSLIMHKRINTTVAKAKELRKFVEPIITAAKNDTTASRRLAFSYLRDKEAVKELYGTVVDKVGDRPGGYTRILRTGLRLGDNASMCFIELVDFNDNIAKSASAPKSEGKKRTRRSRRGSGAAKAADQQAPATEETAQE
- the rpsE gene encoding 30S ribosomal protein S5, which gives rise to MAIATNRVTATNDLDLKDRLVAINRVTKVTKGGRTFTFAAIVVVGNEDGVVGYGMGRASEVPAAIAKGVEAAKKNLIRVPIHNGTIPHEQIGRFGGARILLRPASAGSGVIAGGAMRAVLDSVGVTDVLAKSQGSTNPHNLVKATIAALAELRSPLMVAQSRGISVERVFKG
- the map gene encoding type I methionyl aminopeptidase, whose protein sequence is MIYLKTPEEIELMRVANRLVGETLGEVAKHIAPGVTTKQLDTIAYTFICDHGATPAFLGYGGFPASICTSINDHVVHGIPSDREILREGDIISVDCGTHINGFTGDSAYTFAVGEIDPEVERLLTVTRDSLYLGIKQAVEGHYVGHIGAAVQRHCEAQGYGIVRELVGHGIGHEMHEDPNVPNYGHPGFGPKLRAGMCICIEPMVTMGRRKVVFESDGWTVRTHDGKPAAHFEHCIAIMPDGQAPQILSTYEYIKEVLGTREF
- the ykgO gene encoding type B 50S ribosomal protein L36; this translates as MKVRASIKKRSEDCKIVRRKGRLYIINKKNPKFKQRQG
- the rpsK gene encoding 30S ribosomal protein S11; this translates as MAKKTVTKKRAVKVDAQGQAHIHSSFNNIIITLTNSEGQVISWSSAGKMGFRSSKKNTPYAAQLAAQDCAKTAFDLGLRKVKAYVKGPGNGRESAIRTIHGAGIEVTEIIDVTPLPHNGCRPPKRRKV